The proteins below come from a single Tachypleus tridentatus isolate NWPU-2018 chromosome 13, ASM421037v1, whole genome shotgun sequence genomic window:
- the LOC143238192 gene encoding very long chain fatty acid elongase AAEL008004-like isoform X1 — MLSQYLKQPVYWYDWIMSKEDPRTSDWPLLGSPFPMLSIIASYVYFVKVIGPAWMKNKKPYSVERVVIVYNIVQVILSAFFFFYGGRMTYLSTKYSWLCQPISYATDPETMTLVNLGWYYLLLKIFEFTDTIFFILRKKFTHISALHVVHHSSVAWGIWIGMKFGAGGHNAFFPFINCFVHMIMYAYYCLAALGPHMKPYLWWKKYLTIMQMVQFVIAFIHGVLPLYFDCNFPHGFVYIIIGHAALFLIMFFNFYRKAYQKNMSDKKRAEKDSTSYDDQGKEIGSSVTFNSFHENGNVHKRQ, encoded by the exons ACCCACGAACCAGTGACTGGCCCCTCTTAGGATCTCCTTTCCCTATGCTTTCAATTATTGCTTCTTACGTGTATTTTGTGAAAGTTATTGGACCCGCCtggatgaaaaacaaaaaaccttacTCGGTCGAAAGGGTGGtcattgtttataatattgttcaAGTCATCTTGAGtgcatttttcttcttttac GGAGGACGCATGACGTACTTGTCGACCAAGTACAGTTGGTTGTGTCAGCCAATCAGTTACGCCACAGATCCAGAGACAATGACG TTGGTGAACCTTGGCTGGTATTACCTCTTACTGAAGATTTTTGAATTTACGGACACA attttCTTCATTCTACGGAAAAAGTTTACACATATCTCTGCCTTGCACGTAGTTCATCATTCTTCCGTTGCTTGGGGGATCTGGATTGGCATGAAATTTGGTGCAG GTGGCCATAATGCCttttttccatttatcaactgctTCGTCCACATGATAATGTATGCCTATTACTGCCTAGCTGCTCTCGGACCTCACATGAAGCCATATCTATGGTGGAAAAAATATCTCACTATAATGCAGATG GTCCAGTTTGTAATAGCCTTCATTCACGGCGTTCTACCTCTATACTTCGATTGTAACTTTCCTCATGGGTTTGTCTACATCATTATTGGCCACGCCGCTCTGTTTCTAATTATGTTCTTTAACTTCTACAGAAAGGCCTATCAAAAGAACATGTCTGATAAGAAGAGAGCGGAAAAGGACTCTACTAGTTATGATGACCAGGGTAAAGAGATCGGTAGTTCGGTAACTTTTAATAGTTTTCACGAAAATGGTAATGTCCATAAGAGACAATGA
- the LOC143238192 gene encoding very long chain fatty acid elongase 7-like isoform X2 → MLSQYLKQPVYWYDWIMSKEDPRTSDWPLLGSPFPMLSIIASYVYFVKVIGPAWMKNKKPYSVERVVIVYNIVQVILSAFFFFYGGRMTYLSTKYSWLCQPISYATDPETMTIFFILRKKFTHISALHVVHHSSVAWGIWIGMKFGAGGHNAFFPFINCFVHMIMYAYYCLAALGPHMKPYLWWKKYLTIMQMVQFVIAFIHGVLPLYFDCNFPHGFVYIIIGHAALFLIMFFNFYRKAYQKNMSDKKRAEKDSTSYDDQGKEIGSSVTFNSFHENGNVHKRQ, encoded by the exons ACCCACGAACCAGTGACTGGCCCCTCTTAGGATCTCCTTTCCCTATGCTTTCAATTATTGCTTCTTACGTGTATTTTGTGAAAGTTATTGGACCCGCCtggatgaaaaacaaaaaaccttacTCGGTCGAAAGGGTGGtcattgtttataatattgttcaAGTCATCTTGAGtgcatttttcttcttttac GGAGGACGCATGACGTACTTGTCGACCAAGTACAGTTGGTTGTGTCAGCCAATCAGTTACGCCACAGATCCAGAGACAATGACG attttCTTCATTCTACGGAAAAAGTTTACACATATCTCTGCCTTGCACGTAGTTCATCATTCTTCCGTTGCTTGGGGGATCTGGATTGGCATGAAATTTGGTGCAG GTGGCCATAATGCCttttttccatttatcaactgctTCGTCCACATGATAATGTATGCCTATTACTGCCTAGCTGCTCTCGGACCTCACATGAAGCCATATCTATGGTGGAAAAAATATCTCACTATAATGCAGATG GTCCAGTTTGTAATAGCCTTCATTCACGGCGTTCTACCTCTATACTTCGATTGTAACTTTCCTCATGGGTTTGTCTACATCATTATTGGCCACGCCGCTCTGTTTCTAATTATGTTCTTTAACTTCTACAGAAAGGCCTATCAAAAGAACATGTCTGATAAGAAGAGAGCGGAAAAGGACTCTACTAGTTATGATGACCAGGGTAAAGAGATCGGTAGTTCGGTAACTTTTAATAGTTTTCACGAAAATGGTAATGTCCATAAGAGACAATGA
- the LOC143238192 gene encoding very long chain fatty acid elongase AAEL008004-like isoform X3, translating to MLSIIASYVYFVKVIGPAWMKNKKPYSVERVVIVYNIVQVILSAFFFFYGGRMTYLSTKYSWLCQPISYATDPETMTLVNLGWYYLLLKIFEFTDTIFFILRKKFTHISALHVVHHSSVAWGIWIGMKFGAGGHNAFFPFINCFVHMIMYAYYCLAALGPHMKPYLWWKKYLTIMQMVQFVIAFIHGVLPLYFDCNFPHGFVYIIIGHAALFLIMFFNFYRKAYQKNMSDKKRAEKDSTSYDDQGKEIGSSVTFNSFHENGNVHKRQ from the exons ATGCTTTCAATTATTGCTTCTTACGTGTATTTTGTGAAAGTTATTGGACCCGCCtggatgaaaaacaaaaaaccttacTCGGTCGAAAGGGTGGtcattgtttataatattgttcaAGTCATCTTGAGtgcatttttcttcttttac GGAGGACGCATGACGTACTTGTCGACCAAGTACAGTTGGTTGTGTCAGCCAATCAGTTACGCCACAGATCCAGAGACAATGACG TTGGTGAACCTTGGCTGGTATTACCTCTTACTGAAGATTTTTGAATTTACGGACACA attttCTTCATTCTACGGAAAAAGTTTACACATATCTCTGCCTTGCACGTAGTTCATCATTCTTCCGTTGCTTGGGGGATCTGGATTGGCATGAAATTTGGTGCAG GTGGCCATAATGCCttttttccatttatcaactgctTCGTCCACATGATAATGTATGCCTATTACTGCCTAGCTGCTCTCGGACCTCACATGAAGCCATATCTATGGTGGAAAAAATATCTCACTATAATGCAGATG GTCCAGTTTGTAATAGCCTTCATTCACGGCGTTCTACCTCTATACTTCGATTGTAACTTTCCTCATGGGTTTGTCTACATCATTATTGGCCACGCCGCTCTGTTTCTAATTATGTTCTTTAACTTCTACAGAAAGGCCTATCAAAAGAACATGTCTGATAAGAAGAGAGCGGAAAAGGACTCTACTAGTTATGATGACCAGGGTAAAGAGATCGGTAGTTCGGTAACTTTTAATAGTTTTCACGAAAATGGTAATGTCCATAAGAGACAATGA